The region ccccccccccagctttaGTGCTCTGGCTCATACTTGATGTTTTGTATCCCCAGACTCGCAAGGTGACCAGGCACCTGATCTACAAGAGGGCTGAGAAGTACCACAAGGAGTACCGGGAGATGTACCGTCGCGAGATCCGCATGGGGCGGACAGCCCGTAAGGTCGGGAACTTCTACGTCCCAGCGGAGCCCAAGCTGGCCTTCGTCATCAGGATCAGGGGGTaagtttatttttttgggggggggagggaggctgaaagtgtctgctaaatgacattgTCAGAATGGCCTCTTATCTCAGTGGCTTGTTCACCATTTTCACTCAGGTGCTGGGTACAAAGATGCATGTACTATTCAATCTACAGTGACAtagatgttttttatttttgtgtttcctgtctttgtaatgtctccacctctcaaactcaactctgggtCTCTAAGCCAGTTCCACTGGGCTATTTCTAAATCGGGTACTAATTTAGATCTAGTACACAAGGATATGCAATTAAttgtcaggtagaacagaaaaccagacGGGCTCAAGATCTCGTAGGGTAATGGGTACCTCGTGTTTACACAAATGTGGTTAATGATGATCAACTTTTTTCCCCGTCTTATCGACTCTGGTGAAACCAGTCTGAAAAAAATAAGCCAATTTTGTCTGAAACCACATTGAGTGTAAACTAAAGCGGACTGAAAAATTTATTATTGACACAGTTCCGAAAACACAAGTGTAACTACCTttccctgtctccccccccccccccccccccagtatcaACGGCGTCAGCCCCAAGGTGCGCAAGGTCCTCCAGCTCATGCGTCTGCGTCAGATCTTCAACGGAGTCTTCGTCAAACTGAACAAGGCTTCCATCAACATGTTGAGGATCGCCGAGCCCTACATCGCTTGGGGGTAAGGCTGCCGTGACCATCTGCTTGAATGTGGACACTCAGTTCCAGGGGGTAACAAGTCCAGTGCCACTaattttacccccccccctcctcctctaatcagggactgatttagacctgggacacatAGTAGGTGCATTTTAGATCCGGTAGAACAGAACCCGCAACACTCTGGACCTCTGGGCTTGGATTTGAATCCCCCATCCCTATTTTGTGGGTTctgtttcgtgtgtgtgtgtgtatatatatatatatatatcgattTATTTGCCAGTGATTTAAGGTAAGACGGTACACTTTGAAACTGCTGTCATTTTCCCGGAGGTTTTACACAATGTGGTTAATGATGCTCAACTTTTTTTCCCCGTCTTATCGACTCTGGTGAAAACCAGCCTGAAAAAAATTAGCCAATTTGTCTGAAACCACATTGAGATACTACTAATGGCACTCTCTAACTGCAGTAAACCAGTCACACACTTCTGTGGCATGCCCGGTATAAATGACCCCATTGATATTTTGTTTGGGTGCAGGAATTTTTCGCTGGTTTGACGAGACTTCACTATGTGGTGGCAAATACATGTCATTAGTTTAACGCTTTTCAGTTGTCTCAAAGCTCCCCGAAAAATAATCTATATATTTTGAATGAAGATGGGTAAAATGGCAACGATAAGCTAGGTGTTAAGTACATAACTGATCCTGTTTGTTGTCGTGTCTCCCAGGTACCCCAACCTGAAGTCTGTGCGCGAGCTGATCTACAAGCGTGGCCATGGCAGGATGACCAAGCAGCGCATCGCCCTCACGGACAACGCCCTGATCGAGAAGGCCCTGGGTATACTTTTTTTTCGCTTACTTCTGTACGGCTGTGTTTTTTTTCCCCACGGGcagtccaattctgatcttttgcccagtTATTGGCGAAGAGCTCATCTGGTTGGTTAAAAGGTCAATCGGTGGACAGcgatctgaattgggctgccggTCCTGTATGGGACTGGATGGATACCATCTACATCTCTTATCTCTGAGAAGTGAACGCCAGTTTTAAATACTAAGCTAGGATGCCTCTTTACTCCCATCTTATAAACTTATACACAATGTGGTTAATGATGCTCAACTTTTTCCCCATCTTATCGACTCTGGTGAAACCAGTCTGAAAGAAATAAGCCAATTTGTCTGAAACCACATTGAAAAATCAACTGCGTTTGGATAATGCTTAATTTAATGGACCTAGATATCCCATTTACTGTACACAGACTGTTAAAGGGGTAGTCTACACAGACCGTTGTCCCATTAGAGGGGTAGTCTACACAGACCGTTATCCATTAGAGGGGTAGTCTACAGACCGTTATCCATTGGAGGGGTAGTCTACAGACAGTTATCCATTAGAGGGGTAGTCTACAGACAGTTATCCATTAGAGGGGTAGTCTACAGACAGTTATCCATTAGAGGGGTAGTCTACAGACAGTTATCCATTAGAGGGGTAGTCTACACAGACCGTTGTCCATTAGAGGGGTAGTCTACACAGACCGTTGTCCATTAGAGGGGTAGTCTACAGACAGTTATCCATTAGAGGGGTAGTCTACACAGACCGTTATCCGTTAGAGGGGTAGTCTACACAGACCGTTATCCATTAGAGGGGTAGTCTACACAGACCGTTATCCATTAGAGGGGTAGTCTACACAGACAGTTGTCCATTAGAGGGGTAGTCTACACAGACAGTTATCCATTAGAGGGGTAGTCTACAGACAGTTATCCATTAGAGGGGTAGTCTACAGACAGTTGTCCATTAGAGGGGTAGTCTATAGACAGTTATCCATTAGAGGGGTAGTCTACAGACCGTTGTCCATTAGAGGGGTAGTCTACACAGACCGTTGTCCATTAGAGGGGTAGTCTACACAGACAGTTATCCATTAGAGGGGTAGTCTACAGACAGTTATCCATTAGAGGGGTAGTCTACAGACCGTTGTCCATTAGAGGGGTAGTCTACACAGACCGTTGTCCATTAGAGGGGTAGTCTACACAGACCGTTGTCCATTAGAGGGGTAGTCTACAGACAGTTGTCCATTAGAGGGGTAGTCTACACAGACCGTTGTCCATTAGAGGGGTAGTCTACACAGACAGTTATCCATTAGAGGGGTAGTCTACAGACAGTTATCCATTAGAGGGGTAGTCTACAGACCGTTGTCCATTAGAGGGGTAGTCTACACAGACCGTTGTCCATTAGAGGGGTAGTCTACACAGACCGTTGTCCATTAGAGGGGTAGTCTACAGACAGTTGTCCATTAGAGGGGTAGTCTACAGACCGTTGTCCATTAGAGGGGTAGTCTACAGACAGTTGTCCATTAGAGGGGTAGTCTATAGACAGTTATCCATTAGAGGGGTAGTCTACAGACCGTTGTCCATTAGAGGGGTAGTCTACACAGACCGTTGTCCATTAGAGGGGTAGTCTACACAGACAGTTATCCATTAGAGGGGTAGTCTACAGACAGTTATCCATTAGAGGGGTAGTCTACAGACCGTTGTCCATTAGAGGGGTAGTCTACACAGACCGTTGTCCATTAGAGGGGTAGTCTACACAGACCGTTGTCCATTAGAGGGGTAGTCTACAGACAGTTGTCCATTAGAGGGGTAGTCTACAGACAGTTGTCCATTAGAGGGGTAGTCTACAGACCGTTGTCCATTAGAGGGGTAGTCTACACAGACCGTTGTCCATTAGAGGGGTAGTCTATAGACAGTTATCCATTAAAGGGGTAATTTGAGTCGTTACATTTCTCCATCCCTCGGCTGTTTACTAAAACAGTGTCGGGGTGTAGGTTTAGTAGTTCGGGCTGCAGATTGCCTCGTTGAAGAATCGTGCCGTCTCTTCACTCTGGCGttgtcctcttcccctccctcaggTAAATACGGCATCATCTGTGTGGAGGACCTGATCCACGAGATCTACACGGTCGGAAAGAACTTCAAGCCTGCCAACAACTTCCTGTGGCCATTCAAACTGTCCACGCCCCGCGGCGGCATGAACAAGAAGACGACTCACTTTGTGGAGGGAGGCGACGCTGGAAACAGGGAAGACCAGATCAACAGACTCGTCAGGAGGATGAACTAGAGAAGCGATGGTGAGGGGGGGCTCTCAACTCCCGTTCCTGGGGAGCTACCTGATTTCGGCTTATCAGCCAGTTAATTATTAAAATTATCTGGTGTCGGGACGCACCGCTGATGTCGGTAAACGCAGGTCCTGAAGATGAGTAGGCGAGACAATTTCCACCTTACGTTTTATGGCATCGGCAAGATCTCGATTGGCTGAATTGGGTGTTTCCGTGTTGCTCCAGCATCAGGACAGTCTCAGGGGACTGTTTCTCAGCTCGGTCcaattcaa is a window of Oncorhynchus mykiss isolate Arlee chromosome 11, USDA_OmykA_1.1, whole genome shotgun sequence DNA encoding:
- the LOC110536525 gene encoding 60S ribosomal protein L7, which translates into the protein MADAEKKVPAVPESLLKRRKAFATMKAMRIKKMLAEKKTRKVTRHLIYKRAEKYHKEYREMYRREIRMGRTARKVGNFYVPAEPKLAFVIRIRGINGVSPKVRKVLQLMRLRQIFNGVFVKLNKASINMLRIAEPYIAWGYPNLKSVRELIYKRGHGRMTKQRIALTDNALIEKALGKYGIICVEDLIHEIYTVGKNFKPANNFLWPFKLSTPRGGMNKKTTHFVEGGDAGNREDQINRLVRRMN